Within the Pseudomonas sp. SL4(2022) genome, the region GACTGAGACGTTCCATGCTCATCCTGGCTTTCCTCCGGTTGGCGCATCCATTGTGGGGCGACTGGGGCTATACGGCACCCAGGTCAAGTCGGGCACACATTGCATGTTGCCGCTTAGCGAGTCGACGCGGCAGATGACGCTTTAAAGCCTGTGAAATTAAGCCAGATCCACGACGTTCGTGGATTGACTCGATTGGCATTATGCGGGCCACAGCTATGGCGTCAATTGCATGTCGTCGCACGCCCGCCTTATGGTCAGTCAGGGTGACTGAGTGGTCAGTTCCAGCTCCGGCGGAAGTCGTTGCGGCTGTTTGATGCGCACGCGTTTTTGCCGGCTTTGCTGGCCGCTTTCCAGGCTGACCTGGCTTTTGCTGACGGCCAATGCGCAGGCCAGGAAGGCCAGCAGCAGCGCATTGGCTTTGCCGTCTACGGGGGGGCGCGGTGAGGCGGATTTTCAGCCGATCACCGTGCAGCCCGGCGAACTCATCCTTGCTCGCCTTGGGCTGCAGGTGGCAGTCGAGGATCAGGTCGGCGCCGTCCCAGCGAAAATGGCTCATCGGTGCTTGGCTCAGATCGCCAGGCTGAGGCCTTTGTACATCCCGGTCATGATCGCCAGGTTGCGGATCACCAGCATGTCGATCAGGTTGAGAATCAGGAATGCGACGATCGGCGACAGGTCCAGCCCGCCCATGCTCGGCAGCAAACGGCGGATCGGCGACAGCAACGGTTCGCAGATCTGATTGATCAGCATGGCCGTGGGGTTATGGCTGCCCTGGGCGACCCAGGAGAGGATCACGCTGATGATCAGAGCGAAGAAGAACACCTTGAGGAACAGCGCGGTGACGCCAACAATCGACCACACCAGCAGCTGCAGCGGGTTATCC harbors:
- a CDS encoding YggT family protein; this translates as MIGLDNAAVYILQTIGSLYLLIVLLRFILQLVRADFYNPLSQFIVRATHPLLKPLRKVIPSVAGLDLASLVLAILVQLVLMALTLMLLGYGVDNPLQLLVWSIVGVTALFLKVFFFALIISVILSWVAQGSHNPTAMLINQICEPLLSPIRRLLPSMGGLDLSPIVAFLILNLIDMLVIRNLAIMTGMYKGLSLAI